The following proteins come from a genomic window of Oricola thermophila:
- a CDS encoding DUF2160 domain-containing protein produces the protein MDWMAWTVPTAIFFAVIASLLAVFSILAIRYPESPRVGILRIETTRGDRLFITLLGSAFINLAWLALVSLPQWGALIVCLLYAAAVFRWV, from the coding sequence ATGGACTGGATGGCCTGGACCGTACCGACTGCGATCTTCTTCGCCGTGATCGCGTCACTGCTGGCGGTCTTTTCGATACTGGCGATCCGTTATCCGGAATCGCCGCGCGTCGGGATCCTGCGCATCGAGACGACGCGCGGCGACCGCCTTTTCATCACATTGCTGGGCTCGGCCTTCATAAACCTTGCCTGGCTTGCCCTGGTCAGCCTTCCCCAGTGGGGAGCGTTGATCGTCTGCCTGCTTTATGCCGCCGCGGTTTTCCGCTGGGTATGA
- a CDS encoding carbohydrate ABC transporter permease, which translates to MEKTVNQKAWFLVLPVLVLVAFSAVIPLMTVVNYSVQDTFGNNQFFWAGLEWFDEMLHSERMWNALGRQLFFSAVILAIEVPLGILVALSMPKRGFWASVCLVLMALPLLIPWNVVGTIWQIFGRVDIGLLGYTLDRLGISYNYTQNVLAAWATVIVMDVWHWTSLVALLAYAGLQSIPGAYYQAAKIDQASRWAVFRYIELPKMQGVLMIAILLRFMDSFMIYTEPFVVTGGGPGNSTTFLSIDLVKMALGQFDLGPAAAFSIMYFLVILLICWVFYTVMTNLEKRDGV; encoded by the coding sequence ATGGAAAAGACCGTCAACCAGAAAGCCTGGTTCCTCGTCCTGCCGGTGCTGGTGCTGGTCGCCTTCTCCGCCGTCATTCCGCTGATGACCGTGGTGAACTACTCGGTGCAGGACACGTTCGGCAACAACCAGTTCTTCTGGGCCGGCCTCGAGTGGTTCGACGAGATGCTGCATTCCGAGCGCATGTGGAATGCGCTGGGGCGCCAGCTGTTCTTCTCCGCCGTCATCCTGGCCATCGAGGTGCCGCTAGGCATCCTGGTCGCGCTGAGCATGCCCAAGCGCGGCTTCTGGGCCTCGGTCTGCCTGGTGCTGATGGCGCTGCCGCTGCTGATCCCGTGGAACGTGGTGGGTACGATCTGGCAGATTTTCGGCCGCGTCGACATCGGCCTGCTGGGCTACACGTTGGACCGGCTGGGGATTTCCTACAACTACACCCAGAACGTGCTTGCCGCCTGGGCCACCGTGATCGTCATGGATGTCTGGCACTGGACCTCGCTGGTCGCGCTGCTCGCCTATGCCGGGCTGCAATCGATCCCCGGCGCCTACTACCAGGCCGCCAAGATCGACCAGGCCAGCCGCTGGGCGGTGTTCCGCTATATCGAACTGCCGAAGATGCAGGGCGTGCTGATGATCGCGATCCTGCTGCGCTTCATGGACAGTTTCATGATCTATACCGAGCCCTTCGTCGTCACCGGCGGCGGGCCCGGCAACTCGACGACATTCCTGTCGATCGACCTCGTCAAGATGGCGCTCGGCCAGTTCGACCTGGGCCCCGCCGCGGCCTTCTCGATCATGTACTTCCTGGTGATCCTGCTGATCTGCTGGGTGTTCTACACAGTGATGACCAACCTCGAAAAAAGGGATGGCGTGTGA
- a CDS encoding MmgE/PrpD family protein, with protein sequence MPWLVDRVLSTRFDDFSERTIEKGKTFLLDTLGVGVAGCNGYRIERIIKVASSWGSGDDATVWVSGERLPATAAAFVNAYQIHSLEFDCLSEEAVLHPFATILSSLMAYCERSARRGAPVHGRDFLAALIMGIDVSVFLGKSATGPTQFFRPATAGGMGAAAALARIAGFDSDTAIRTLGNQYGQSSGTLQPHVEGSPLLGMQVGFNARAAIASCDFAAEGILGPADVLTGRYGFFKLYEGVGVDIAHGLRELEEAFQIERMSHKPFPSGRLTHGVIDGLMRLQREAGFSADDVEDVTCDAPGLVNRLVGRPDVPEPTPNYAKLCLPFVAATYLVHGKVDVEEFLGDRLTDPRTHALAARITLRQDGNPSNSAMAPQTIRVRLKSGAEHAVTVDSVYGHYNNPLTREENLDKFRRCWGRAAGLSAEVGESVIAAVDRIETLDDIAALVPLLVASRGGAGG encoded by the coding sequence TTGCCATGGCTCGTTGACCGGGTGCTCTCAACCCGGTTCGACGATTTCTCGGAACGGACGATAGAAAAGGGCAAGACCTTCCTTCTCGATACGCTCGGCGTCGGCGTTGCCGGCTGCAACGGATACCGAATCGAGCGGATCATAAAGGTGGCTTCGAGCTGGGGCAGCGGTGACGATGCCACGGTCTGGGTCAGCGGTGAACGGTTGCCGGCAACCGCCGCGGCCTTCGTGAATGCCTACCAGATCCACAGCCTGGAATTCGACTGCTTGAGCGAAGAGGCCGTTCTTCATCCTTTCGCCACCATACTTTCCTCGCTCATGGCCTATTGCGAGCGCAGCGCTAGGCGGGGCGCTCCGGTCCACGGCAGGGATTTCCTGGCCGCGCTCATAATGGGCATCGACGTCTCCGTGTTCCTGGGCAAGTCGGCGACGGGGCCGACGCAGTTCTTCCGTCCGGCGACGGCGGGCGGGATGGGCGCGGCGGCAGCCCTTGCGAGGATCGCGGGTTTCGACTCCGATACAGCGATCCGGACGCTGGGCAACCAGTACGGGCAGAGTTCGGGAACGCTGCAGCCCCATGTCGAGGGATCGCCGCTGCTGGGCATGCAGGTTGGCTTCAATGCCCGCGCTGCGATCGCGTCATGTGATTTCGCGGCGGAGGGAATCCTCGGCCCTGCCGACGTGCTGACCGGTCGCTACGGTTTCTTCAAGCTTTACGAAGGCGTGGGGGTCGATATCGCTCATGGCCTTCGTGAACTCGAAGAGGCGTTCCAGATCGAACGCATGTCGCACAAGCCGTTCCCCTCGGGCCGACTGACCCATGGCGTTATCGACGGTCTCATGCGGCTGCAGCGGGAGGCCGGTTTCTCGGCCGATGACGTCGAGGATGTCACCTGCGACGCTCCCGGCTTGGTCAACCGTCTGGTCGGGCGGCCTGACGTCCCGGAGCCGACGCCGAATTATGCCAAGCTGTGCCTGCCCTTCGTGGCGGCAACCTATCTCGTCCACGGCAAGGTAGATGTCGAAGAGTTCCTGGGCGACCGGCTGACCGATCCGCGGACACACGCGCTGGCGGCCCGTATTACCTTGCGGCAGGACGGCAACCCCAGCAACAGCGCAATGGCGCCGCAGACGATACGGGTGCGTCTGAAATCCGGTGCGGAACATGCGGTCACGGTAGACTCCGTCTACGGCCACTACAACAATCCGCTGACCCGCGAGGAGAACCTCGACAAGTTCCGCCGGTGCTGGGGCAGGGCGGCCGGTCTCTCCGCGGAGGTCGGTGAATCCGTCATCGCTGCCGTCGACCGGATCGAGACCCTCGACGACATTGCGGCGCTCGTTCCCCTGCTCGTCGCTTCACGCGGGGGGGCGGGCGGTTGA
- the glpD gene encoding glycerol-3-phosphate dehydrogenase has protein sequence MEARVPRSQETSTLYDLMVIGGGINGCGIARDAAGRGLSVVLAEMNDLASATSSASTKLFHGGLRYLEYFEVRLVREALVEREILLRAMPHISWPMRFILPYNDAMRFDTETPASKVLNAIMPWMKGRRPAWMIRLGLFLYDNLGGRQILPGTSTLDLSTAPEGKPLKCEFRKAYEYSDCWVEDSRLVVLNARDAQARGARILVRTKVVSAERTQDHWTVTVEDEATGVQREIRARVLVNAGGPWVGDIIRTKAHLDSNEGIRLVRGSHIVTRRLYNHDKCYFLQGEDGRIIFTIPYETDFTLIGTTDQDHPDPSVKPECTPEEQDYLCAFASRYFKRPVTRDDIVWTYSGVRPLYDDGASSATAATRDYTLTVNDDGGAPVLNVFGGKITTYRRLAESAMEKIAPWFPGLSSAWTARVPLPGGDFPVEGVDALKKRLTASYPFLGEYHSGRLVRAYGTEAFTVLGDAKGIEDLGQSFGATLTEREVEWLMDREYARTAEDIVWRRSKLGLRMSAGEIDNLDNWMRHRLTSGKPAAAE, from the coding sequence ATGGAGGCCCGTGTGCCGCGATCGCAGGAAACCAGCACCCTCTACGATCTCATGGTGATCGGTGGCGGCATCAATGGGTGCGGCATCGCGCGCGATGCCGCCGGTCGCGGACTGTCCGTTGTCTTGGCTGAAATGAACGATCTTGCATCGGCGACCTCCTCAGCCTCGACCAAACTGTTTCATGGCGGTCTGCGTTATCTCGAATATTTCGAGGTGCGGCTGGTGCGCGAGGCGCTCGTCGAGCGCGAGATCCTGCTGCGCGCGATGCCCCATATTAGCTGGCCGATGCGCTTCATCCTGCCCTATAACGACGCCATGCGCTTCGACACGGAAACACCTGCGTCGAAGGTGCTCAACGCGATCATGCCATGGATGAAAGGGCGGCGTCCGGCGTGGATGATCCGGCTCGGCCTGTTCCTCTATGACAATCTCGGCGGACGCCAAATCCTGCCCGGTACGTCGACCCTGGACCTGTCGACCGCGCCGGAAGGAAAGCCGCTGAAATGCGAGTTCCGTAAGGCATATGAATATTCTGACTGCTGGGTGGAAGATTCGCGCCTCGTCGTCCTTAACGCTCGCGACGCACAAGCCCGCGGCGCCCGAATTCTGGTGCGAACGAAGGTCGTTTCAGCGGAGCGGACGCAAGACCACTGGACGGTGACGGTCGAAGACGAAGCAACCGGGGTACAAAGGGAAATTAGGGCGCGCGTCCTCGTCAATGCGGGCGGCCCATGGGTCGGTGACATCATCCGCACCAAGGCGCATCTCGATTCGAACGAGGGGATCCGCCTGGTTCGCGGCAGCCATATCGTCACGCGCAGGCTGTACAACCACGACAAGTGCTACTTCCTCCAGGGCGAGGACGGCCGGATCATTTTCACGATCCCCTATGAAACCGATTTCACCCTGATTGGCACCACCGACCAGGACCATCCGGATCCTTCTGTGAAACCGGAATGTACGCCGGAGGAGCAGGACTATCTGTGCGCTTTCGCCTCACGCTATTTCAAGCGCCCGGTTACCCGGGACGACATCGTGTGGACCTATTCCGGCGTCCGGCCGCTCTATGATGACGGCGCAAGTTCGGCCACGGCGGCGACACGCGACTACACGCTGACAGTAAATGACGATGGCGGCGCACCCGTTCTCAATGTCTTTGGCGGCAAGATCACGACCTATCGGCGGCTTGCCGAAAGCGCCATGGAGAAGATTGCGCCATGGTTTCCGGGCCTTTCATCCGCATGGACGGCGCGCGTACCCCTTCCGGGCGGCGATTTCCCGGTCGAGGGTGTCGATGCCTTGAAGAAAAGACTGACTGCCTCATATCCCTTCCTTGGCGAGTACCATTCGGGAAGGCTGGTGCGGGCCTATGGTACGGAAGCCTTCACGGTCCTGGGCGATGCCAAGGGCATTGAAGATCTGGGGCAGTCTTTCGGCGCCACGCTGACTGAACGCGAGGTCGAATGGCTGATGGATCGGGAATACGCCCGAACCGCCGAAGACATCGTGTGGCGCCGCAGCAAGCTTGGCCTGCGCATGAGCGCCGGCGAAATCGACAACCTCGACAATTGGATGCGCCATCGCCTGACAAGCGGCAAGCCGGCGGCGGCCGAATAG
- a CDS encoding DeoR/GlpR family DNA-binding transcription regulator — protein MSQSFRQNEILEIARRDGRVTVDGLAEHFAVTQQTIRRDLSELSDAGRLERVHGGAMLPSGTINIGYEHRRGLYEAEKSRIAEACAARIPEDVSIFLNIGTSTEAVARQLVHHRNLLVVTNNINVANILAVNRDCQVIVTGGTLRRSDGGLIGNLATQTIVQFKFDLAVVGCSAIDQDGDLLDFDIQEVNVSKSILKQARRTLLVADHSKFQRTAPGRIASLAEIDAFFTDRPITETLHDKCDEWGTEVIVAPEST, from the coding sequence ATGTCCCAGAGTTTTCGCCAGAACGAAATTCTCGAAATCGCCAGGCGCGACGGCCGGGTGACTGTCGACGGACTGGCGGAACATTTCGCTGTCACGCAGCAGACGATCAGGCGCGATCTGAGCGAGCTTTCCGATGCGGGCCGGCTTGAACGGGTTCATGGCGGTGCCATGTTGCCCTCGGGCACAATCAATATCGGCTACGAACACCGGCGCGGCCTGTACGAGGCGGAGAAGTCGCGCATCGCCGAAGCGTGTGCCGCACGCATACCCGAGGATGTGTCAATCTTTCTAAATATCGGAACCAGTACCGAGGCGGTGGCGCGGCAGCTGGTGCATCACCGCAATCTGCTGGTGGTGACCAACAACATCAACGTGGCCAATATCCTGGCGGTCAACCGAGACTGCCAAGTCATCGTGACCGGCGGAACTCTAAGGCGTTCCGATGGGGGCCTAATCGGCAACCTGGCAACGCAGACGATCGTGCAGTTCAAGTTCGACCTCGCTGTGGTCGGCTGCTCGGCGATCGACCAAGACGGCGATTTGCTGGATTTCGACATTCAAGAAGTCAATGTCAGCAAATCAATTCTCAAGCAGGCGCGACGGACCCTATTGGTGGCCGACCATTCCAAGTTTCAGAGGACCGCGCCTGGCCGTATCGCGTCGCTTGCGGAGATTGACGCATTTTTCACCGACAGGCCGATCACGGAAACGCTTCACGACAAATGCGACGAATGGGGAACCGAGGTCATTGTCGCTCCTGAAAGCACCTGA
- a CDS encoding ABC transporter substrate-binding protein produces the protein MKLYLKTTTALALMAGVMAGPAWAGMDEARAFLDSEIGELSTLSRADQEAEMQWFIDAAKPFQGMEIKVVSETITTHEYESKVLAPAFSAITGIKVTHDLIGEGDVVEKLQTQMQSGENIYDAYINDSDLIGTHWRYQQARNLTDWMEGEGKDVTNPGLDIDDFIGIKFTTGPDGKIYQLPDQQFANLYWFRYDWFNDEKTKADFKEKYGYELGVPVNWSAYEDIAEFFTGRDMSYIGGPTKVYGNMDYGKKDPSLGWRYTDAWMSMAGMGDKGEPNGLPVDEWGIRVNEKSQPVGSCVARGGATNSPAAVYAVTKAIEWLQKYSPPAAAGMTFSEAGPVPAQGEIAQQMFWYTAFTADMVKEGLPVMNDDGTPKWRMAPSPHGAYWSEGTKIGYQDAGSWTLMKSTPVDRAKAAWLYAQFVTSKTVDVKKSHVGLTFIRESTIQDKSFTERAPKLGGLVEFYRSPARVQWSPTGTNVPDYPKLAQLWWQNIGDAMSGAKTPQEALDALCEAQEKVLERLERAGVQGDLGPKLNEPKDPAEWLAAPGAPKAKLDNEKPQGQTVSYDELIKSWQ, from the coding sequence ATGAAGCTCTACTTGAAAACGACAACCGCGCTTGCGCTGATGGCAGGCGTGATGGCCGGTCCCGCTTGGGCCGGCATGGATGAAGCCAGGGCATTTCTCGACAGCGAAATCGGCGAACTGTCCACGCTGTCGCGGGCGGACCAGGAAGCGGAAATGCAGTGGTTCATTGATGCCGCCAAGCCGTTCCAGGGCATGGAAATCAAGGTGGTGTCTGAAACCATCACAACCCATGAGTACGAATCCAAGGTGCTGGCCCCGGCATTTAGCGCCATCACCGGCATCAAGGTCACGCATGACCTGATCGGCGAAGGCGACGTGGTGGAAAAGCTGCAGACGCAGATGCAGTCGGGCGAGAACATCTATGACGCCTATATCAACGACTCTGACTTGATCGGCACCCACTGGCGGTACCAGCAGGCCCGCAACCTGACCGACTGGATGGAAGGCGAGGGCAAGGACGTCACCAACCCGGGCCTGGATATCGATGATTTCATCGGCATCAAGTTCACTACCGGACCCGACGGAAAGATCTACCAGCTGCCCGACCAGCAGTTCGCGAACCTCTACTGGTTCCGATACGACTGGTTCAACGATGAGAAGACAAAGGCCGACTTCAAGGAGAAATACGGCTACGAGCTTGGCGTGCCGGTCAACTGGTCTGCCTATGAGGACATTGCCGAGTTCTTCACCGGGCGTGACATGTCCTATATCGGCGGTCCGACCAAGGTTTATGGCAACATGGACTACGGTAAGAAGGACCCCTCGCTCGGCTGGCGCTACACCGACGCATGGATGTCGATGGCCGGAATGGGCGACAAGGGCGAGCCGAACGGCCTGCCGGTCGACGAGTGGGGCATTCGCGTCAACGAGAAGTCGCAACCGGTCGGCTCCTGCGTCGCCCGCGGTGGCGCCACCAACTCGCCGGCCGCCGTCTATGCGGTGACCAAGGCGATCGAATGGCTGCAGAAATACTCGCCGCCGGCAGCAGCCGGCATGACCTTCTCCGAGGCGGGCCCCGTCCCGGCGCAGGGCGAGATCGCCCAGCAAATGTTCTGGTACACGGCCTTCACTGCCGACATGGTAAAGGAAGGCCTGCCTGTGATGAATGACGACGGCACGCCGAAATGGCGCATGGCGCCGTCGCCGCATGGCGCATACTGGTCCGAGGGCACCAAGATCGGATATCAGGATGCCGGTTCCTGGACGTTGATGAAATCGACCCCTGTCGATCGCGCCAAGGCGGCCTGGCTCTATGCCCAGTTCGTCACCTCAAAGACCGTGGATGTGAAGAAGAGCCATGTCGGCCTGACCTTCATCCGCGAATCCACCATCCAGGACAAGAGCTTCACCGAGCGGGCCCCCAAGCTCGGCGGTCTGGTCGAGTTCTACCGTTCACCGGCCCGCGTCCAGTGGTCGCCGACGGGCACCAACGTGCCGGACTATCCGAAGTTGGCGCAGCTCTGGTGGCAGAACATCGGCGACGCCATGTCGGGTGCCAAGACACCGCAGGAAGCCCTCGACGCGCTTTGCGAGGCGCAGGAAAAGGTGCTCGAAAGGCTCGAGCGCGCCGGTGTGCAGGGCGATCTCGGTCCCAAGCTCAACGAGCCGAAGGATCCCGCCGAGTGGCTTGCCGCTCCGGGAGCTCCCAAGGCGAAGCTCGACAACGAAAAGCCGCAGGGCCAGACCGTCTCCTATGATGAGCTGATCAAGTCCTGGCAGTAG
- a CDS encoding DUF6538 domain-containing protein, whose translation MAGDVGVSRGVSSRVSRKEADGGKSRRRAGRKAPGPYLVRSGSVYIFQIRIPKDLGGGRGTPSLRISLGACPARRVRYMADLLAAEARACFERLRARRMDERDIDKDKADEGGSELPFYLTPEGRDAAIEMKGAFEMARAVVSQPVAPMTPEEEVRSKAWKGLVELGREIARGGDGNPIVRENADLIAQRRVDRLMTTVSRKQETDAAGPRKSFPRQFERQPEPVSAPSVPDAGKLYSLGGGDMETTSVSDHASTVVPATDNAPAKSETDPLDEDRRFVPSLHSALDYSKQSVGHIFSHQIAQVLSGATMTSVPHSSHLS comes from the coding sequence ATGGCAGGAGATGTCGGTGTATCGCGCGGTGTATCGTCCCGTGTATCGCGCAAGGAGGCCGATGGCGGGAAATCGCGCCGCCGTGCGGGCAGGAAGGCCCCTGGTCCTTACCTCGTGCGCTCAGGTTCCGTTTACATTTTCCAGATCAGGATACCGAAGGATCTCGGAGGCGGGCGCGGCACGCCGTCACTGAGAATAAGCCTCGGCGCCTGCCCGGCACGCCGAGTGCGCTACATGGCCGACCTGCTGGCGGCCGAAGCCCGGGCGTGCTTCGAACGTTTGCGGGCAAGACGGATGGACGAAAGGGATATCGATAAGGACAAGGCTGACGAAGGCGGATCGGAACTGCCTTTTTATCTCACGCCGGAGGGCCGGGACGCGGCCATCGAGATGAAGGGCGCGTTCGAAATGGCGCGTGCGGTTGTCTCGCAGCCCGTTGCCCCGATGACGCCGGAGGAAGAGGTTCGCTCAAAGGCTTGGAAAGGCCTGGTGGAGCTCGGGCGCGAGATCGCCAGAGGCGGGGACGGCAACCCGATCGTCAGGGAGAATGCCGACCTGATCGCGCAACGCCGTGTCGACAGGCTGATGACGACAGTGTCACGGAAACAGGAAACCGATGCCGCCGGGCCGCGGAAAAGTTTTCCGAGGCAGTTTGAACGGCAGCCGGAGCCCGTCAGTGCGCCATCGGTTCCGGATGCCGGAAAGCTGTACTCGCTGGGCGGTGGTGACATGGAAACCACGAGTGTTTCCGATCACGCCTCGACGGTTGTGCCAGCCACTGACAATGCGCCCGCGAAGTCGGAAACGGACCCGCTCGACGAAGACCGCCGTTTCGTGCCGAGCCTGCATTCTGCCCTAGATTATAGCAAGCAATCGGTTGGACATATCTTTTCCCACCAGATCGCTCAGGTGCTTTCAGGAGCGACAATGACCTCGGTTCCCCATTCGTCGCATTTGTCGTGA
- a CDS encoding ABC transporter ATP-binding protein codes for MAKITLDNLAHSYLPNPKGEEDFALKELNHEWNDGEAYALLGSSGCGKTTLLNIISGLLRPSQGRVLFNDRDVTNSPTAERNIAQVFQFPVVYDTMTVWQNLAFPLKNRKADAAYIAERVGKIAHMIGMEAELDHKARGLTADAKQKISLGRGMVREDVNALLFDEPLTVIDPHMKWELRTQLKSLHREFGHTMIYVTHDQTEALTFADKVVVMYDGRVVQIGTPEELFERPEHTFVGYFIGSPGMNIIPARIEGNKAHVEGSLIELAQTYGKIDGDVVIGVRPEYAKLSSKVGLPVRIRRVEDVGRHKIVRAEFFGRDINIIAKEGEAIDADMTRVVFDPARVNVYANDWRVTGEAA; via the coding sequence ATGGCAAAGATAACGCTGGACAACCTTGCGCATTCTTACCTTCCGAACCCGAAAGGCGAGGAGGATTTCGCGCTCAAGGAACTGAACCACGAGTGGAATGACGGCGAGGCGTATGCGCTGCTCGGCTCGTCGGGCTGCGGCAAGACAACGCTGCTCAACATCATTTCCGGCCTGCTGAGACCCAGTCAGGGCCGCGTCCTGTTCAACGACCGCGACGTCACGAACTCGCCCACGGCCGAACGCAACATCGCCCAGGTGTTCCAGTTCCCGGTAGTCTACGACACCATGACCGTTTGGCAGAACTTGGCCTTTCCGCTCAAGAACCGAAAAGCGGACGCCGCCTATATTGCCGAGCGCGTCGGCAAGATCGCCCACATGATCGGCATGGAAGCTGAGCTCGACCACAAGGCGCGCGGGCTGACCGCCGATGCCAAGCAGAAGATTTCGCTCGGGCGTGGCATGGTGCGCGAGGACGTCAACGCGCTCCTGTTCGACGAGCCGCTGACCGTGATCGATCCGCACATGAAGTGGGAGCTGCGCACGCAGCTCAAGTCGCTGCATCGCGAGTTCGGCCACACCATGATCTATGTCACGCACGACCAGACCGAGGCGCTGACCTTCGCCGACAAGGTGGTGGTGATGTATGACGGCCGCGTCGTGCAGATCGGCACGCCGGAGGAGCTGTTCGAGCGGCCCGAACACACATTCGTCGGCTATTTCATCGGTTCGCCGGGCATGAACATCATTCCGGCCCGCATAGAAGGCAACAAGGCACACGTCGAGGGATCGCTGATCGAGCTTGCCCAGACTTACGGTAAGATCGACGGCGACGTCGTTATCGGCGTCCGGCCGGAATACGCAAAACTGTCCAGCAAGGTCGGTCTGCCCGTGCGCATCCGCCGGGTCGAGGATGTTGGCCGGCACAAGATCGTGCGGGCTGAATTCTTCGGAAGGGACATCAACATCATTGCGAAGGAAGGCGAAGCGATCGACGCGGACATGACGCGCGTCGTCTTCGATCCGGCGCGGGTCAATGTCTACGCCAATGACTGGCGCGTGACGGGGGAGGCTGCCTGA
- a CDS encoding ABC transporter ATP-binding protein, with the protein MTLVLDGVSKVVGAQTHIHPTSLELRNGTMNVLLGPTLAGKTSLMRLMAGLDKPSTGRVLWHGEDVTGMRVQDRNVAMVYQQFINYPSMTVYDNIASPLRLMGKSASEIDAAVKATADMMKLTPMLSRKPLELSGGQQQRCALARALVKNAGLVLLDEPLANLDYKLREELRVEIPKIFEESGAIFVYATTEPEEALLLGGNTAALWQGRITQFGPTPDVYRKPVDATTARVFSDPPMNFLSISKTGNKLLFGDGQSVVAAGKLQELADGRYVAGFRPNHVEIVQHTADAMKFTALLNVTEITGSETFIHLSHHGEKWVGLIHGVHDLPLGQQIEVYLDPSHVYIFAEDGRLVVPAAYAIAA; encoded by the coding sequence ATGACACTGGTCCTGGATGGTGTTTCGAAAGTGGTCGGCGCGCAAACGCATATCCATCCCACGAGCCTGGAACTGCGGAATGGCACCATGAATGTGCTGCTGGGACCGACATTGGCGGGCAAGACCTCGCTCATGCGCCTGATGGCCGGCCTCGACAAGCCGTCGACCGGCCGCGTCCTGTGGCATGGCGAGGATGTGACCGGCATGCGCGTACAGGACCGCAATGTCGCCATGGTCTACCAGCAGTTCATCAACTACCCGTCCATGACGGTCTACGACAACATTGCCAGCCCGCTGAGGCTCATGGGCAAGAGTGCATCGGAGATCGACGCCGCTGTCAAGGCGACCGCGGACATGATGAAACTCACTCCGATGCTTTCGCGCAAACCGCTGGAACTGTCAGGCGGCCAACAGCAGCGCTGTGCGCTCGCGCGGGCGCTGGTGAAGAATGCCGGGCTGGTCCTGCTGGACGAACCGCTCGCCAACCTCGACTACAAGCTGCGCGAGGAACTGCGTGTCGAGATCCCGAAGATCTTCGAGGAGTCCGGCGCAATCTTCGTCTACGCCACCACCGAGCCCGAAGAGGCCCTGCTGCTCGGCGGCAACACGGCGGCGCTTTGGCAAGGCCGCATCACGCAATTCGGACCGACGCCGGACGTCTATCGCAAACCGGTAGATGCAACGACGGCACGGGTCTTTTCCGACCCGCCAATGAATTTCCTGAGCATCTCCAAGACCGGTAACAAGCTGTTGTTCGGTGACGGACAGTCGGTGGTCGCTGCCGGAAAATTGCAGGAACTGGCCGACGGCCGCTACGTGGCGGGCTTCCGCCCGAACCATGTGGAGATCGTCCAACACACCGCCGATGCGATGAAGTTCACGGCGCTGCTCAACGTCACGGAGATTACCGGTTCGGAAACCTTCATTCACCTGTCCCACCATGGCGAGAAATGGGTCGGGTTGATCCACGGTGTCCACGACCTGCCACTCGGCCAGCAGATTGAGGTCTATCTCGATCCGTCCCACGTCTACATTTTCGCCGAAGATGGCCGGCTGGTCGTGCCCGCCGCCTACGCGATTGCGGCCTGA
- a CDS encoding carbohydrate ABC transporter permease: MTVYLVFLLLPIYWLLNMSLKDNQEILSTFSLWPRDLTFANYLTILTDSSWYMGYVNSLIYVVINTLISITVALPAAYAFSRYSFMGDKHLFFWLLTNRMAPPAVFALPFFQLYSSVGLFDTHIAVALAHCLFNVPLAVWILEGFMRGVPKEIDETAYIDGYSFGRFFTRIFMPLIASGIGVTAFFCFMFSWVELLLSRTLTSVNAKPIAATMTRTVSASGLDWGVLAAAGVLTIVPGALVIYFVRNYIAKGFALGRV; encoded by the coding sequence ATGACAGTCTATCTCGTGTTCCTGCTGCTGCCGATCTACTGGCTGCTCAACATGAGCCTGAAGGACAACCAGGAAATCCTGTCGACCTTCTCGCTGTGGCCGCGCGACCTGACCTTCGCCAATTACCTAACGATCCTGACGGATTCGTCCTGGTACATGGGCTACGTGAATTCGCTGATCTATGTCGTGATCAACACGCTGATCTCGATAACCGTGGCCCTGCCCGCCGCCTATGCCTTCTCGCGCTATTCCTTCATGGGCGACAAGCACCTGTTCTTCTGGCTGCTGACCAACCGGATGGCGCCGCCGGCGGTCTTCGCCCTGCCATTTTTCCAGCTCTATTCGTCGGTCGGCCTGTTCGACACGCATATCGCCGTGGCGCTTGCCCATTGCCTGTTCAACGTACCGCTGGCCGTCTGGATCCTCGAAGGCTTCATGCGCGGCGTGCCCAAGGAAATCGACGAAACAGCCTATATCGACGGCTATTCCTTCGGCCGCTTCTTCACCCGGATCTTCATGCCGCTGATCGCCTCGGGAATCGGCGTCACCGCCTTCTTCTGCTTCATGTTCTCATGGGTGGAACTGCTACTCAGTCGCACGCTGACCAGCGTCAACGCCAAGCCGATCGCGGCCACGATGACACGCACCGTTTCCGCGTCGGGGCTCGACTGGGGCGTGCTCGCCGCCGCTGGCGTACTGACCATCGTTCCCGGCGCGCTCGTGATCTATTTCGTCCGCAACTACATCGCCAAGGGCTTCGCGCTCGGGCGGGTATGA